The window GATGCAGAGAAGCTGACATATCCGCATTTGATATGTCAATGAACTTAGAAAAATGATTGGTAACACTAAATGGTCTTGCTAGTAGGAAAAAGTGAAATGAGTGGTTGGTGTCATCTTTTGCTTGTTTAGGACTAAACCCAATGCTGAGTGTATATTTCTATTCCCTGCATTAtcttaggaaaaaaaaaaatttctcgtATAAATCAAACCACAAAAGAGTTTCTCACTATTACAGGGATATTCTTCTATTATGCAGGCACGGCATGATTCTTTTAAAGCTGTGCCTACGTTGCCAATCCCTACGGTCCCAAAGCAGCAACAATCAAGGAAGGATGTGGGTACTGTTAACCAAGTAAATTCTGCGGATTCCCAACCTCCATCGCAGGGTAAAAAGGATGTTCATGCACAGGTTCCATCTGGACCTTCCACCCCAGCAACGCAGAAGTTGTCTGTCCATACTGTTCCTGGGATGCCGATACCATTTCAGCAGCCACAGGTTTCTGTTCAATTTGGTGCCCCCAATGCCCAAATTCAGTCTCAGGCACCTACTTCTCTGCAAATGCCTATGCAACTGCCAGTGGGAAATTCTTCTCAAGTCCAGCAGCAGGTGTTTGTCTCAAGTCTCCAATCTCATCCATTGCAGCCTCAGGCGATGATGCATCAGGGCCAGAGCCTGAGCTTCCCACCTCAATTGAATCATCAGCTCTCTCCTCAGTTGCAAAACCTGGGAGTTGGGATTGCCCCACAGTTTGCACAACAGCAAGGTGGAAAGTTTGGTGGTCCTCGCAAACCTGTCAAAATAACTCACCCTGAGACTCATGAAGAGTTGAGTTTCGATAAAAGGACAGATTTATATTTGGATGGTGGGTCATCGGGCCCAAGATCACATCCTAATGTGCCGCCACAGTCCCAGCCCATTTCATTTAATCCTTCCCATCATATAAACTACTATTCTCCTATACAAGCAGGCTCTTATAATTCCCCTTCCATGTATTTTCAAGGTCAAACTTCTCTTCCCCTGACTACTAACCAGATGACTCCTGGTTCTGCCTCGGCTAGGTTTAATTATCCAGGCAGCCAAGGTCCTCATACTGTCTCATTTATGAATGCTTCTTCTCTCGTTCCTTTATCTACCAAGGTTGGGCCTCCGGTCCATGGTGGTGCTGAGATATCAAATTTGGAACATGCCAGCGATGCTCATATGCTAgtatcttcttctccaccaaCTTCAGTTCAGGTGACACTTAAGCCATCTTCTGGTTCAATCATAGAAAAGGTTGGATCCTCTATGGTGTCAATTGCTTCGCCCGTTGTGAGCAAGGGTGAATCATCTAAATTGGTGAGGCCACCTGGGGAAGCTAGCTCGAATATTGCACAGAAGGACTCTGACGCAGTTGGTAATGGCTCTGTTCAACCATCAGGTTCTGTCTCTTTACCTGCCTCAACTAAATACATAGATGCTGCATCAGTGCAGAGGCCAGCAACCCCTAGTACTTCTTCGACTACCACTGTCCCTCCTGAGGAGTTGGTATCTACTGCATCCAACACCGAGGGCAGAAGGGGAGATTCTGTCAGAAGATCGGATTCTATTAAGGATCATCAGAAGAAGCCTAGTAACAAAGATCTGCGACATGTGCAACTGCTGAACCAGGTATTATGCTATTTGCTTTTTTAGTCCCAGCATTCTCCTCCTCCAATTACTCTTGCATTAACTAGGCAATGACTTTGGTGCAGGCAGGTGCGTCTGAATCTGCAGGTAGTGTGAAGTCATCTTCATTAAAGACTTCCACAGAAGTTGCTAAACATTCTGATGTGATGCAATCTCCTCGTGCAGAGGTTGTTGGGTCATCGACCTCTATCTTGAGCTTGCCTTCTCGTAGTTTGGAACATAGTAATTCCTTGAAAGATGGAATGCCAGAAACTGTAGGAGGTAAAACAACTTTTAGTCTAGTGGAAACCTCAGGAAGTGCCTCAGAATTTATCCAGGAACCTGCTGTCTTTGGTGTTAATACAGGCAGTTACGATTCTTCTGAAGTGTTGACAGATAGTGTTTGGATTGGGGGGGTGTCCACCTGTGAACCATCAGGCACTTCTGTTGATGGAACCGCCTCTGATATTTTGGATGCTGGTGACAATGTGAAACAAGATGGTTATGCTGTGCAGGAACAAGGGAAAACTAAATTATCTGAAGGGCCCCAAGAAAGTAATAATAATGTTGAAATGCCTGTAAGATCCACTTTTTCCGGCTCTGTGGAAGTCAGTAAACATTTTCAGGACGAGTCCTTCAAGGACAAAGAAACAATTGTTGGTGATAAGGAGTCTCAGTCTGTTGAAAATGAACAGGAGTTGAACGAAGATATAGGTTCCATTTCAGAGGTTGATAGAACAACTGATAACTTAGTAAAAtctgctacaacatcatccgaTTCTGTTGCTGCTGAAATCACATCTTCGGGCATTGTTTCCCCTGTGGTTTCTCATCAAGATAACTCTTCATCCATGGATGCATCTATTGGACGGGGTGAGAGCATTGATAGTCAAGATCCAGCTTTTATGGAATCTGGTAACTCACTTCAGGACGCAGCTACTGGTCCAACTCCAGTTTCATCTGAAGTTACTTGGAAGGTTGAGGGGAGAAACACAGAGAATACTAATGGAGGGCCAGTTTTGACTAAGGTATCAGCTCTCAAGGATAAGAACTTAGAACCAAATAGGTCAAAGAATACAGCTacaagggggaagaagaagagaaaagaaattctTAAGAACGCAGATGCTGCTGGTGCTATTTCGGATCTTTATAATGCATACAAGGGTCCAGAGGAAAAGGAAGACACTGCGCTTCGTCAAGAAAGTATAGACAACAGCGTCAGTGCTGATGTGAAGCAGGACCCTGTTGTTGATACTGAGAAGGGTGTTGTTGCAAGTGAGGAAGATGGCCAAAGTAAAGCTGAGCCAGATGATTGGGAAGATGCAGCTGACATTTCTACTCCAAAACTCAAAATCTCAGATGATAGAAAATGGGTTCGTGGTGTTTTGGTGAATCCTGATGATGATGGAAATGAAGTTATGGGAAAAAAGAAGTACTCTAGAGATTTTCTGCTGACTTTTTCAGAGCAATGTACCGATCTTCCTGGAGATTTTGAAATTGGATCTGACATAGCGGATTCCCTGATGAGTGGTCTACTCAATTTATCTCATATTGTTGATCGTGAATCATATCCACCCGCTAGTAGAATTGTAGATAGGCCAAGTGGGGGTTCTCGGGCTGACCGCCGCGGGAGTGGTGTAGGTGATGATGATAAATGGAGCAAATCACCTGGACCTTTCGCTTCTGGACGAGACCTACGTCTTGATATTCCTCATGGAGGTGCTGTTGTAGGTTTTCGACCTGGTCAAGGTGGAATTCATGGTGTTCTTAGGGATCCACGAGGACAGCCATCTCCCCAATATGTTGTTGGGATTCTTGGTGGGCCATTGCATTCCCTTGCACCTCAGGGAGGGATTCAGCGAAATAACTCTGATTCAGACAGGTGGCAACGTGCTACTGGTATTCAGAAAGGTTTGATCCCATCACCTCAGACTCCTTCACAGATGATGCACAAAGCTGAGAAGAAGTATGTAGTGGGAAAAGCTTCTGATGAGGAAGAATGCAAGCAAAGACAATTGAAAGCTATCCTCAATAAGTTAACTCCTCAAAACTTTGATAAGCTTTTTGAACAAGTCAAAGAAGTTAACATTGACAATGCTGGTACTCTTAGTGGTGTCATCTCACAGATCTTTGATAAAGCTCTTATGGAACCAACTTTCTGTGAAATGTATGCAAACTTCTGTTTCCATCTTGCAAGTGCATTGCCTGAAATTAATGAGGACAATGAGAAGATCACCTTTAAGAGATTGCTTCTGAATAAGTGCCAGGAGGAATTCGAGAGGGGGGAAATGGAGCAAGCAGAAGCTaacagagatgaagaagaaggtgaagttAAAATGTCTGAAgtggaaagagaggagaagaaggtcCAGGCAAGAAGGCGAATGCTGGGTAATATTCGATTGATTGGGGAATTGTACAAGAAGAAGATGTTGACTGAGAGAATAATGCATGAATGCATAAAGAAGCTGCTGGGACAGGATTCACAATATCAGAATCCGGACGAGGAAGATGTTGAAGCTCTATGCAAGTTAATGAGCACAATTGGGGAGATAATTGACCATCCTAAAGCCAAGGAACATATGGATGCTTATTTTGAAATGATGATGAAATTATCTAACAACATGAAGCTATCTTCTAGAGTGAGGTTCATGTTGAAAGATGCCATTGATCTTAGAAAGAACAAATggcaacaaagaagaaaagtcgAGGGGCCAAAAAAGATTGAGGAAGTGCACAGAGATGCAGCTCAAGAACGGCAAGCTCAAACAAGTAGGTTGGCTCGTGGTTCAGGCATTAATTCCTCAGCAAGAAGGGGGCAACCAATGGATTTTGGTATGAGAGGGTCAACCATATTACCTTCTCCAAATGCCCAAATGGGTGGCTTCCGTGTGATGCAGCCACCGGTCCGTGGGTTTGGTGGTCAAGATGTTCGATTTGAGGATAGACATTCTTATGAGAGGACCCTGTCAGTCCCCTTACCTCAAAGGCCAATTGATGATGATTCTATTACTCTTGGTCCTCAAGGTGGTCTTGCTAGAGGAATGTCTATCAGAGGGCAGCCATTGGTTTCAACTAGTCCCATGGCTGATATTTATCCCAGCACTGGAGACTACAGAAGAATGACAGCTGGCCCAAATGGTTATAATTCTGTATCTGAGTGGACATCTCATAACCCGAGAGAGGATCTTATGCCAAGATTTGCCCCAGACAGGTTCATGCGTCCCACTGCTTATGACCAATCAAATTCACAAGAACGAAATTCCTATTTTGGAAACCGGGATTTAAGGAACGCTGATCGTTCGTTTGATAGGTCAATGGCAAACTCACCCGCCACACGTGTGCAGGGATCTGCCATGGCACAAAATGCTCCATCAGAAAAAGTTTGGCCTGAAGAGCGTCTGCGAGAGATGTCCAGATCTGCAATTAGAGAATACTACAGGTATAACTTTGTGTTGTTTATATTATTGAATgtattgtttcttatttttgttttgaatttttactTCGTGGGTATCTTTGAAAAATTGTTGTTGATACTAGATTTGAATCGTAACACCCGAACTTGTCCCTTTAACTTGTTTAAGTTGGTGGTATTTGACTTCTCATAATGTCTACCCTCTATATTGTTTTGCCATGGCCCAAAAAATAGTAGATAACAGAAAATTTTGTctaagaagaagcagcagcctGAAGCTCAAAAGATCCACGCAGGGGACTTGCAATAGGATAAGATCCCATACACCACGAATCGTTTTTGAATACCCTGGTGTCTGGCTCATCTAAAAATCAAGTTGGCTGAGCACATCctcaaagagaaggaaaaaaaatgccGTAGCCTTCTTGATCAAATGCATGCATCTCCATGCACCTGGAGAGGATGCCATAAGCCTTCCAATTATGTACATGAATCACCCTTAATGCTGGAACCCAGCCATCCCTCATGGCCCGTTTGGTCAGAAGTGAAGTGATTGTGGTAAAACAAAACATATGGTGGTAAAGCGAAgtaaaataaaatgcaaaagaCATTTTGAAAGAAACTTCCAATTGGGGAGTTCTGTTGGAAGTAGAGTTGATGTAAAGTAATATGAGAACATGTGAGGCCAGCTTAGAGAGGATAGGAGGTCATAAAATTTCCAGTGACATTTTGGTTGAAAACTGGAGTTTCACTTAGTAACAATAGTTAGTATTTTTAAAGTTAGTTACACAATTATTCTTGATAATGATAGGAAAAAATTCCATttagtttttgtgttttttacttCACTTCTAACCAAATGGGGCCTTAAGAGATGGAATATTTATACCTTCAATGATTGTTTTAATCTGAGCCATGATGGAGTAAGATATAGCAATGGGGCAGAGGAAACCAATAGGACAGTCCCCTCTTCATTTCTAAACAAACCACTATTACCAGCAGGGATAAGGTTAGCTGACGAGCTACTGTCCACATTTAGCTTAGCTTAATGGTATACGACGGGAGGAAGCCACTGGTGCTGGATATGCATGAGGATCCAGGATCCTCGTAGAAGAAGCCACCAATTACTAAAGATCACTCTCTCATGAAAAGGTCCGTAGAGATACCCCGAAATGTTTCCAATGTAAAAGCCTATCCCACTGTAAATATGATAGACTCAATCACCTGGGGCAGTCTCGTGGCATTTCACGTTTTTTCTCAGATTGTTGGCACTTAGCTGATGATGTTTATTCCTTCGTGTTACAAATTGTATTAAAGTGAAGAGAATTATCCCcttcaaatttgatgacatgtatTTCCTGTATTTTATTAGTACCACACTCcatcaaata is drawn from Telopea speciosissima isolate NSW1024214 ecotype Mountain lineage chromosome 1, Tspe_v1, whole genome shotgun sequence and contains these coding sequences:
- the LOC122671965 gene encoding eukaryotic translation initiation factor 4G-like isoform X3, with the protein product MSLNQSRSEKSESQLRKPGRSGSSGQQRNFSAGGGRGGGGTAPPPSTHSSLSGNRSFKKVGNNAPGGQSRVSTTSANSESNASAKSAVQNGAHVQPPLHGVSDAPASRVPTKPTDLAPSRSTRPVPKAPASQSATTALDSVAPAAPAKVDALKTYPLQFGSFGPSFVNKMQIPARTSSAPPNLDEQKRDQARHDSFKAVPTLPIPTVPKQQQSRKDVGTVNQVNSADSQPPSQGKKDVHAQVPSGPSTPATQKLSVHTVPGMPIPFQQPQVSVQFGAPNAQIQSQAPTSLQMPMQLPVGNSSQVQQQVFVSSLQSHPLQPQAMMHQGQSLSFPPQLNHQLSPQLQNLGVGIAPQFAQQQGGKFGGPRKPVKITHPETHEELSFDKRTDLYLDGGSSGPRSHPNVPPQSQPISFNPSHHINYYSPIQAGSYNSPSMYFQGQTSLPLTTNQMTPGSASARFNYPGSQGPHTVSFMNASSLVPLSTKVGPPVHGGAEISNLEHASDAHMLVSSSPPTSVQVTLKPSSGSIIEKVGSSMVSIASPVVSKGESSKLVRPPGEASSNIAQKDSDAVGNGSVQPSGSVSLPASTKYIDAASVQRPATPSTSSTTTVPPEELVSTASNTEGRRGDSVRRSDSIKDHQKKPSNKDLRHVQLLNQAGASESAGSVKSSSLKTSTEVAKHSDVMQSPRAEVVGSSTSILSLPSRSLEHSNSLKDGMPETVGGKTTFSLVETSGSASEFIQEPAVFGVNTGSYDSSEVLTDSVWIGGVSTCEPSGTSVDGTASDILDAGDNVKQDGYAVQEQGKTKLSEGPQESNNNVEMPVRSTFSGSVEVSKHFQDESFKDKETIVGDKESQSVENEQELNEDIGSISEVDRTTDNLVKSATTSSDSVAAEITSSGIVSPVVSHQDNSSSMDASIGRGESIDSQDPAFMESGNSLQDAATNTNGGPVLTKVSALKDKNLEPNRSKNTATRGKKKRKEILKNADAAGAISDLYNAYKGPEEKEDTALRQESIDNSVSADVKQDPVVDTEKGVVASEEDGQSKAEPDDWEDAADISTPKLKISDDRKWVRGVLVNPDDDGNEVMGKKKYSRDFLLTFSEQCTDLPGDFEIGSDIADSLMSGLLNLSHIVDRESYPPASRIVDRPSGGSRADRRGSGVGDDDKWSKSPGPFASGRDLRLDIPHGGAVVGFRPGQGGIHGVLRDPRGQPSPQYVVGILGGPLHSLAPQGGIQRNNSDSDRWQRATGIQKGLIPSPQTPSQMMHKAEKKYVVGKASDEEECKQRQLKAILNKLTPQNFDKLFEQVKEVNIDNAGTLSGVISQIFDKALMEPTFCEMYANFCFHLASALPEINEDNEKITFKRLLLNKCQEEFERGEMEQAEANRDEEEGEVKMSEVEREEKKVQARRRMLGNIRLIGELYKKKMLTERIMHECIKKLLGQDSQYQNPDEEDVEALCKLMSTIGEIIDHPKAKEHMDAYFEMMMKLSNNMKLSSRVRFMLKDAIDLRKNKWQQRRKVEGPKKIEEVHRDAAQERQAQTSRLARGSGINSSARRGQPMDFGMRGSTILPSPNAQMGGFRVMQPPVRGFGGQDVRFEDRHSYERTLSVPLPQRPIDDDSITLGPQGGLARGMSIRGQPLVSTSPMADIYPSTGDYRRMTAGPNGYNSVSEWTSHNPREDLMPRFAPDRFMRPTAYDQSNSQERNSYFGNRDLRNADRSFDRSMANSPATRVQGSAMAQNAPSEKVWPEERLREMSRSAIREYYSAKDEKEVALCIKDLNSPSFHPSMISIWVTDSFERKDMDRDSLARLLVNLTKSQDNSLNQMHLLKGFESVLATLEDAVTDAPKAAEFLGRILAKVIVEDVASLREIGRLIHEGGEERGRLLQIGLASEVFGSILESIRLEKGESLLNEICTSSNLRLEDFRTPDAIG
- the LOC122671965 gene encoding eukaryotic translation initiation factor 4G-like isoform X1, coding for MSLNQSRSEKSESQLRKPGRSGSSGQQRNFSAGGGRGGGGTAPPPSTHSSLSGNRSFKKVGNNAPGGQSRVSTTSANSESNASAKSAVQNGAHVQPPLHGVSDAPASRVPTKPTDLAPSRSTRPVPKAPASQSATTALDSVAPAAPAKVDALKTYPLQFGSFGPSFVNKMQIPARTSSAPPNLDEQKRDQARHDSFKAVPTLPIPTVPKQQQSRKDVGTVNQVNSADSQPPSQGKKDVHAQVPSGPSTPATQKLSVHTVPGMPIPFQQPQVSVQFGAPNAQIQSQAPTSLQMPMQLPVGNSSQVQQQVFVSSLQSHPLQPQAMMHQGQSLSFPPQLNHQLSPQLQNLGVGIAPQFAQQQGGKFGGPRKPVKITHPETHEELSFDKRTDLYLDGGSSGPRSHPNVPPQSQPISFNPSHHINYYSPIQAGSYNSPSMYFQGQTSLPLTTNQMTPGSASARFNYPGSQGPHTVSFMNASSLVPLSTKVGPPVHGGAEISNLEHASDAHMLVSSSPPTSVQVTLKPSSGSIIEKVGSSMVSIASPVVSKGESSKLVRPPGEASSNIAQKDSDAVGNGSVQPSGSVSLPASTKYIDAASVQRPATPSTSSTTTVPPEELVSTASNTEGRRGDSVRRSDSIKDHQKKPSNKDLRHVQLLNQAGASESAGSVKSSSLKTSTEVAKHSDVMQSPRAEVVGSSTSILSLPSRSLEHSNSLKDGMPETVGGKTTFSLVETSGSASEFIQEPAVFGVNTGSYDSSEVLTDSVWIGGVSTCEPSGTSVDGTASDILDAGDNVKQDGYAVQEQGKTKLSEGPQESNNNVEMPVRSTFSGSVEVSKHFQDESFKDKETIVGDKESQSVENEQELNEDIGSISEVDRTTDNLVKSATTSSDSVAAEITSSGIVSPVVSHQDNSSSMDASIGRGESIDSQDPAFMESGNSLQDAATGPTPVSSEVTWKVEGRNTENTNGGPVLTKVSALKDKNLEPNRSKNTATRGKKKRKEILKNADAAGAISDLYNAYKGPEEKEDTALRQESIDNSVSADVKQDPVVDTEKGVVASEEDGQSKAEPDDWEDAADISTPKLKISDDRKWVRGVLVNPDDDGNEVMGKKKYSRDFLLTFSEQCTDLPGDFEIGSDIADSLMSGLLNLSHIVDRESYPPASRIVDRPSGGSRADRRGSGVGDDDKWSKSPGPFASGRDLRLDIPHGGAVVGFRPGQGGIHGVLRDPRGQPSPQYVVGILGGPLHSLAPQGGIQRNNSDSDRWQRATGIQKGLIPSPQTPSQMMHKAEKKYVVGKASDEEECKQRQLKAILNKLTPQNFDKLFEQVKEVNIDNAGTLSGVISQIFDKALMEPTFCEMYANFCFHLASALPEINEDNEKITFKRLLLNKCQEEFERGEMEQAEANRDEEEGEVKMSEVEREEKKVQARRRMLGNIRLIGELYKKKMLTERIMHECIKKLLGQDSQYQNPDEEDVEALCKLMSTIGEIIDHPKAKEHMDAYFEMMMKLSNNMKLSSRVRFMLKDAIDLRKNKWQQRRKVEGPKKIEEVHRDAAQERQAQTSRLARGSGINSSARRGQPMDFGMRGSTILPSPNAQMGGFRVMQPPVRGFGGQDVRFEDRHSYERTLSVPLPQRPIDDDSITLGPQGGLARGMSIRGQPLVSTSPMADIYPSTGDYRRMTAGPNGYNSVSEWTSHNPREDLMPRFAPDRFMRPTAYDQSNSQERNSYFGNRDLRNADRSFDRSMANSPATRVQGSAMAQNAPSEKVWPEERLREMSRSAIREYYSAKDEKEVALCIKDLNSPSFHPSMISIWVTDSFERKDMDRDSLARLLVNLTKSQDNSLNQMHLLKGFESVLATLEDAVTDAPKAAEFLGRILAKVIVEDVASLREIGRLIHEGGEERGRLLQIGLASEVFGSILESIRLEKGESLLNEICTSSNLRLEDFRTPDAIG
- the LOC122671965 gene encoding eukaryotic translation initiation factor 4G-like isoform X2, with product MSLNQSRSEKSESQLRKPGRSGSSGQQRNFSAGGGRGGGGTAPPPSTHSSLSGNRSFKKVGNNAPGGQSRVSTTSANSESNASAKSAVQNGAHVQPPLHGVSDAPASRVPTKPTDLAPSRSTRPVPKAPASQSATTALDSVAPAAPAKVDALKTYPLQFGSFGPSFVNKMIPARTSSAPPNLDEQKRDQARHDSFKAVPTLPIPTVPKQQQSRKDVGTVNQVNSADSQPPSQGKKDVHAQVPSGPSTPATQKLSVHTVPGMPIPFQQPQVSVQFGAPNAQIQSQAPTSLQMPMQLPVGNSSQVQQQVFVSSLQSHPLQPQAMMHQGQSLSFPPQLNHQLSPQLQNLGVGIAPQFAQQQGGKFGGPRKPVKITHPETHEELSFDKRTDLYLDGGSSGPRSHPNVPPQSQPISFNPSHHINYYSPIQAGSYNSPSMYFQGQTSLPLTTNQMTPGSASARFNYPGSQGPHTVSFMNASSLVPLSTKVGPPVHGGAEISNLEHASDAHMLVSSSPPTSVQVTLKPSSGSIIEKVGSSMVSIASPVVSKGESSKLVRPPGEASSNIAQKDSDAVGNGSVQPSGSVSLPASTKYIDAASVQRPATPSTSSTTTVPPEELVSTASNTEGRRGDSVRRSDSIKDHQKKPSNKDLRHVQLLNQAGASESAGSVKSSSLKTSTEVAKHSDVMQSPRAEVVGSSTSILSLPSRSLEHSNSLKDGMPETVGGKTTFSLVETSGSASEFIQEPAVFGVNTGSYDSSEVLTDSVWIGGVSTCEPSGTSVDGTASDILDAGDNVKQDGYAVQEQGKTKLSEGPQESNNNVEMPVRSTFSGSVEVSKHFQDESFKDKETIVGDKESQSVENEQELNEDIGSISEVDRTTDNLVKSATTSSDSVAAEITSSGIVSPVVSHQDNSSSMDASIGRGESIDSQDPAFMESGNSLQDAATGPTPVSSEVTWKVEGRNTENTNGGPVLTKVSALKDKNLEPNRSKNTATRGKKKRKEILKNADAAGAISDLYNAYKGPEEKEDTALRQESIDNSVSADVKQDPVVDTEKGVVASEEDGQSKAEPDDWEDAADISTPKLKISDDRKWVRGVLVNPDDDGNEVMGKKKYSRDFLLTFSEQCTDLPGDFEIGSDIADSLMSGLLNLSHIVDRESYPPASRIVDRPSGGSRADRRGSGVGDDDKWSKSPGPFASGRDLRLDIPHGGAVVGFRPGQGGIHGVLRDPRGQPSPQYVVGILGGPLHSLAPQGGIQRNNSDSDRWQRATGIQKGLIPSPQTPSQMMHKAEKKYVVGKASDEEECKQRQLKAILNKLTPQNFDKLFEQVKEVNIDNAGTLSGVISQIFDKALMEPTFCEMYANFCFHLASALPEINEDNEKITFKRLLLNKCQEEFERGEMEQAEANRDEEEGEVKMSEVEREEKKVQARRRMLGNIRLIGELYKKKMLTERIMHECIKKLLGQDSQYQNPDEEDVEALCKLMSTIGEIIDHPKAKEHMDAYFEMMMKLSNNMKLSSRVRFMLKDAIDLRKNKWQQRRKVEGPKKIEEVHRDAAQERQAQTSRLARGSGINSSARRGQPMDFGMRGSTILPSPNAQMGGFRVMQPPVRGFGGQDVRFEDRHSYERTLSVPLPQRPIDDDSITLGPQGGLARGMSIRGQPLVSTSPMADIYPSTGDYRRMTAGPNGYNSVSEWTSHNPREDLMPRFAPDRFMRPTAYDQSNSQERNSYFGNRDLRNADRSFDRSMANSPATRVQGSAMAQNAPSEKVWPEERLREMSRSAIREYYSAKDEKEVALCIKDLNSPSFHPSMISIWVTDSFERKDMDRDSLARLLVNLTKSQDNSLNQMHLLKGFESVLATLEDAVTDAPKAAEFLGRILAKVIVEDVASLREIGRLIHEGGEERGRLLQIGLASEVFGSILESIRLEKGESLLNEICTSSNLRLEDFRTPDAIG
- the LOC122671965 gene encoding eukaryotic translation initiation factor 4G-like isoform X4 encodes the protein MSLNQSRSEKSESQLRKPGRSGSSGQQRNFSAGGGRGGGGTAPPPSTHSSLSGNRSFKKVGNNAPGGQSRVSTTSANSESNASAKSAVQNGAHVQPPLHGVSDAPASRVPTKPTDLAPSRSTRPVPKAPASQSATTALDSVAPAAPAKVDALKTYPLQFGSFGPSFVNKMQIPARTSSAPPNLDEQKRDQARHDSFKAVPTLPIPTVPKQQQSRKDVPSGPSTPATQKLSVHTVPGMPIPFQQPQVSVQFGAPNAQIQSQAPTSLQMPMQLPVGNSSQVQQQVFVSSLQSHPLQPQAMMHQGQSLSFPPQLNHQLSPQLQNLGVGIAPQFAQQQGGKFGGPRKPVKITHPETHEELSFDKRTDLYLDGGSSGPRSHPNVPPQSQPISFNPSHHINYYSPIQAGSYNSPSMYFQGQTSLPLTTNQMTPGSASARFNYPGSQGPHTVSFMNASSLVPLSTKVGPPVHGGAEISNLEHASDAHMLVSSSPPTSVQVTLKPSSGSIIEKVGSSMVSIASPVVSKGESSKLVRPPGEASSNIAQKDSDAVGNGSVQPSGSVSLPASTKYIDAASVQRPATPSTSSTTTVPPEELVSTASNTEGRRGDSVRRSDSIKDHQKKPSNKDLRHVQLLNQAGASESAGSVKSSSLKTSTEVAKHSDVMQSPRAEVVGSSTSILSLPSRSLEHSNSLKDGMPETVGGKTTFSLVETSGSASEFIQEPAVFGVNTGSYDSSEVLTDSVWIGGVSTCEPSGTSVDGTASDILDAGDNVKQDGYAVQEQGKTKLSEGPQESNNNVEMPVRSTFSGSVEVSKHFQDESFKDKETIVGDKESQSVENEQELNEDIGSISEVDRTTDNLVKSATTSSDSVAAEITSSGIVSPVVSHQDNSSSMDASIGRGESIDSQDPAFMESGNSLQDAATGPTPVSSEVTWKVEGRNTENTNGGPVLTKVSALKDKNLEPNRSKNTATRGKKKRKEILKNADAAGAISDLYNAYKGPEEKEDTALRQESIDNSVSADVKQDPVVDTEKGVVASEEDGQSKAEPDDWEDAADISTPKLKISDDRKWVRGVLVNPDDDGNEVMGKKKYSRDFLLTFSEQCTDLPGDFEIGSDIADSLMSGLLNLSHIVDRESYPPASRIVDRPSGGSRADRRGSGVGDDDKWSKSPGPFASGRDLRLDIPHGGAVVGFRPGQGGIHGVLRDPRGQPSPQYVVGILGGPLHSLAPQGGIQRNNSDSDRWQRATGIQKGLIPSPQTPSQMMHKAEKKYVVGKASDEEECKQRQLKAILNKLTPQNFDKLFEQVKEVNIDNAGTLSGVISQIFDKALMEPTFCEMYANFCFHLASALPEINEDNEKITFKRLLLNKCQEEFERGEMEQAEANRDEEEGEVKMSEVEREEKKVQARRRMLGNIRLIGELYKKKMLTERIMHECIKKLLGQDSQYQNPDEEDVEALCKLMSTIGEIIDHPKAKEHMDAYFEMMMKLSNNMKLSSRVRFMLKDAIDLRKNKWQQRRKVEGPKKIEEVHRDAAQERQAQTSRLARGSGINSSARRGQPMDFGMRGSTILPSPNAQMGGFRVMQPPVRGFGGQDVRFEDRHSYERTLSVPLPQRPIDDDSITLGPQGGLARGMSIRGQPLVSTSPMADIYPSTGDYRRMTAGPNGYNSVSEWTSHNPREDLMPRFAPDRFMRPTAYDQSNSQERNSYFGNRDLRNADRSFDRSMANSPATRVQGSAMAQNAPSEKVWPEERLREMSRSAIREYYSAKDEKEVALCIKDLNSPSFHPSMISIWVTDSFERKDMDRDSLARLLVNLTKSQDNSLNQMHLLKGFESVLATLEDAVTDAPKAAEFLGRILAKVIVEDVASLREIGRLIHEGGEERGRLLQIGLASEVFGSILESIRLEKGESLLNEICTSSNLRLEDFRTPDAIG